Proteins from a single region of Harmonia axyridis chromosome 4, icHarAxyr1.1, whole genome shotgun sequence:
- the LOC123677624 gene encoding cell division cycle protein 23 homolog: MDIRSVKIEIIKAIHDCSQRGLYQTVKWLSELNFALHHVKLKESDIPKYKESEEELEEYLVAKSYFDIKEYDRCAHYLKNCVSHKSKFLYYYSSYLSIEKKKLDNMADTNCPPDPKKDDDLRNLASQLLKDNFQDKMDGYLQYLYGVILKKLDATYLATDNLLKSVRAEPMLWCSWFELGKLVEDFSILPDHWMKEFFIAHACLEQLRNDEALQMCETLGAKGFNNSMFLMSQLALCYHNNRELDKAIGMFRRILQQDPYRLDNLDIYSNLLYVQEMKTQLADLAHKVVTIDKYRVETCCVIGNYYSLRSDHPKAVLYFKRALKLNPRFLSAWTLMGHEFMEMKNTNAAIQSYRKALEINNKDYRAWYGLGQTYEILKMYFYSLHYYKQAQQLKPNDSRMIIAVGEIYEKLDKIENALKCYFKACSVGDVEGLALLRLSKLYDKLNDTENAAAAFTEYCLREESNKDKAYEEQTDFYNALQYLANYHMNKGQLEDAYTYAYKCLDCDETKEQGKALLKEIAAKRAERDNEVKMVESGQREPPDVNNSSDMNFSDMNMEN, from the exons aTGGACATACGTTCTGTtaaaatagaaattattaaaGCTATTCACGATTGCTCCCAAAGAGGTCTCTATCAAACTGTTAAATGGTTATCAGAGTTGAATTTCGCTCTACATCATGTGAAATTGAAAGAAAGCGACATTCCAAAATATAAAGAATCGGAAGAGGAACTTGAGGAGTACTTGGTTGCAAAATCctattttgatattaaagaGTATGATAGATGTGCTCACTATCTTAAAAATTGCGTGTCGCataaatccaaatttttatattattactcTTCTTATTTATCAATCGAGAAGAAAAAGCTCGATAACATGGCTGATACAAATTGTCCACCTGATCCAAAGAAAGACGATGACTTGAGAAATCTTGCATCCCAActattgaaagataattttcaagataaaatgGATGGATATCTACAGTATCTTTATGGAGTTATACTAAAAAAATTAGATGCTACATATTTGGCCACTGATAATCTTCTAAAATCTGTTAGAGCTGAACCAATGTTGTGGTGTAGTTGGTTTGAGTTGGGAAAATTGGTTGAAGACTTTTCAATATTACCAGACCACTGGATGAAAGAGTTTTTTATTGCTCATGCTTGTTTAGAACAACTGAGAAATGATGAAGCTCTTCAAATGTGTGAAACTTTAGGTGCCAAAGGTTTTAATAACAGTATGTTTCTGATGTCCCAGTTAGCTCTATGTTATCATAACAACAGAG aactTGACAAAGCAATCGGCATGTTTAGAAGAATATTACAGCAAGATCCGTACAGGCTGGATAATTTGGATATATATTCTAATTTACTCTATGTCCAGGAAATGAAAACACAACTGGCCGATTTAGCTCATAAAGTTGTTACTATTGATAAATATCGAGTTGAAACCTGTTGTGTCATAG GAAATTATTACAGTCTACGGTCTGACCATCCCAAAGCAGTTCTTTATTTCAaaagagctctgaaattgaatcCACGGTTTCTATCAGCTTGGACACTGATGGGTCATGAATTCATGGAAATGAAAAACACTAATGCAGCAATTCAGAGTTATAGGAAAGCTTTAG AAATCAATAACAAAGATTATAGAGCATGGTATGGTTTAGGACAAacttatgaaattttgaaaatgtacTTCTACTCACTCCATTATTACAAACAAGCACAACAACTGAAACCCAATGATAGTAGAATGATTATTGCTGTGggagaaatttatgaaaaattggataAAATTGAGAATGCTCTAAAATGTTATTTCAAAGCATGTAGTGTAGGAGATGTTGAGGGACTAGCACTGCTAAGATTGTCTAA ATTATATGACAAGCTCAATGATACTGAAAATGCTGCTGCTGCTTTTACAGAATACTGCTTGAGGGAAGAGAGTAATAAAGATAAGGCATATGAAGAGCAAACAGACTTTTATAATGCCTTGCAATATTTGGCAAATTATCATATGAATAAAGGACAGTTGGAAGATGCCTATACCTATGCATATAAATGCTTGGACTGTGATGAG aCAAAAGAACAAGGAAAAGCTTTGTTAAAAGAGATTGCAGCAAAAAGAGCCGAACGAGATAATGAAGTTAAAATGGTTGAGTCTGGTCAAAGAGAACCACCCGATGTAAACAATTCTAgtgatatgaatttttcagatatgaatatggaaaattgA
- the LOC123677618 gene encoding zinc finger MYM-type protein 1-like: MDIRTFFTKKRRVEEGIHHDEPHCSKPTPSSMETSLAKQVGRNRINYGIPSDIARIGEPIKQIILNIYPKENNRAFVADWFKRYKWLQYSVERDAAFCYPCQQFLPHGSKQSSYTSTGFRNWKNASDTRTGFPKHEKSIPHTQAMAMWQDKLRRISTGSSVETLINHEVLEKNRYYMKSIVEVIQFLVVNELALRGNYVLEEKKEQGLFQNLFEYTCMKDPNLKEAFSHIPQNATYHSPEIQNQIIQAMVQVVQNSIVKDIKESDVNWFTLMEDGTRDKNNRENIAIAIRYVKDGIVNESLLTVTTTEHLDAATFTELTLNTLTKNGIDLSRMLSQCYDGASVMSGKVSGVATRIENQLGRKIPYVHCYNHRLHLIVIRTISEMTFIRLFFDQCIMLHEFFHHGKIAAMYGGKIIGRLLEQRWSGHLAVTKVVNDNYSEILLTLDKMKNDRFNGDDVAKSVGIKKIMLNLEFRMAMVVAKKILSMLQPADASLQARSAGLKDALIIINCVQNEITKLRTDEMYHQILEEAKSMTSIDSENRTHTQKRQVRRSNRMDDYLMFDSSCSSTKQNEEDQPFKSEYFETLDILVAELQRRFSDNDDLLNSVASLDELDVNKMEPLKNLGITIPSNEEATVVKAYLSRREDKTEDIVQVLYRQREAFKDTYELFASVATIGCSTAVCESTFSTLTAINRPQRLSMSHERMAGMVFLAFEKRRTQSVDLNEVLRIFNNMTNRRIQLF; the protein is encoded by the exons CcgataaaacaaattattttaaatatatatcccaaagaaaataatagggCCTTTGTTGCGGATTGGTTTAAGCGATATAAATGGTTGCAGTATTCGGTCGAGAGAGATGCTGCTTTTTGCTATCCTTGTCAACAATTTTTACCCCATGGAAGCAAACAAAGTTCTTATACTTCCACAGGATTCAGAAACTGGAAAAATGCCAGTGATACAAGAACTGGGTTTCCAAAACATGAGAAATCAATTCCTCATACACAAGCCATGGCGATGTGGCAAGACAAACTACGCAGAATATCTACAGGTAGCAGTGTCGAAACTTTGATAAATCATgaagttttagaaaaaaaccGGTATTACATGAAATCAATTGTTGAAGTTATACAATTTTTAGTTGTCAACGAGTTAGCTTTGCGAGGAAATTatgttttggaggaaaaaaaagaacaaggattatttcagaatttatttgaatacacgTGCATGAAAGATCCGAATTTGAAGGAGGCTTTCAGCCATATACCACAAAATGCGACATATCATTCACCGGAAATTCAAAACCAAATAATTCAAGCAATGGTTCAAGTAGTACAGAACTCCATTGTCAAAGATATCAAGGAATCTGACGTGAATTGGTTCACTCTAATGGAAGATGGAACGAGGGATAAGAATAAtcgtgaaaatattgctatagcAATACGTTACGTTAAGGATggaatcgtcaatgagtcgttgCTGACAGttacaacaactgaacatcttGATGCAGCAACATTTACCGAATTAACTTTAAACACTCTTACGAAAAATGGCATTGATCTCTCCCGTATGCTAAGCCAATGCTATGATGGAGCAAGTGTTATGAGCGGAAAAGTTTCAGGAGTTGCGACTAGAATAGAGAATCAATTGGGCCGAAAAATTCCTTATGTCCACTGTTATAACCACCGCTTACATTTAATAGTTATCAGGACTATCTCTGAAATGACTTTCATCCGTTTATTTTTTGATCAATGCATCATGTTACATGAGTTCTTTCATCATGGAAAAATAGCTGCAATGTATGGTGGAAAAATAATTGGCAGATTACTCGAACAACGTTGGTCAGGACACTTGGCGGTTACAAAAGTTGTAAACGATAATTATTCAGAGATTTTGCTAACtttagataaaatgaaaaatgacagattcaatGGTGACGACGTTGCCAAGAGTGTcggcatcaaaaaaattatgcttaATTTGGAATTCCGAATGGCTATGGTTGTGGCCAAAAAAATACTATCCATGCTTCAGCCTGCAGATGCAAGTTTACAAGCCCGAAGCGCAGGATTGAAAGACGCCCTAATAATCATAAATTGCGTCCAAAATGAAATCACAAAATTGAGAACAGATGAAATGTATCATCAAATTTTGGAAGAAGCTAAATCTATGACAAGCATTGATTCTGAAAATAGGACTCACACCCAAAAAAGGCAAGTCAGAAGATCTAATCGCATGGATGACTACTTGATGTTTGACTCTTCCTGTTCCTCAacgaaacaaaatgaagaagatcaACCATTTAAATCTGAGTATTTCGAAACATTGGACATACTAGTTGCTGAATTACAGAGAAGGTTTTCAGACAACGATGATCTGTTAAATTCTGTAGCGAGTCTCGATGAGTTGGATGTGAACAAAATGGaacctttgaaaaatttag GTATAACAATTCCATCAAATGAAGAGGCTACAGTGGTTAAAGCTTATTTGAGTCGTCGTGAGGATAAAACAGAAGACATAGTGCAAGTTTTGTACAGACAGCGAGAGGCTTTCAAAGATACATATGAACTCTTTGCATCTGTGGCGACCATAGGATGTAGCACTGCTGTTTGTGAATCTACTTTTTCAACCTTAACTGCAATCAATAGACCTCAGAGGCTGTCAATGAGTCACGAAAGAATGGCAGGCATGGTATTTCTGGCCTTTGAAAAGAGAAGGACTCAGTCTGTTGATCTGAATGAAGTCCTTCgcatatttaataatatgaCAAATCGAAGGATTCAGCTGTTTTGA